A segment of the Candidatus Abyssobacteria bacterium SURF_5 genome:
CAAACAAAAAGGCGGAACGAGAAGGATAGTCGGGAGGGAGGAGTCGGGAGACTGGGGTGAAAATGGGTTCAAGGTCCAATGTTCAAGGTCCAAAGTCGAAAGAAGCTACCTCTGTTTGCTCTGTTTGCTCTGTTTGCTCCTGTGGATCCTTTCTTGGCGTGTCGGCGTTCAAAGAATTTCTTTGTGCCTTTGTGTCTTGGTGGTTAGATTTCGTCTTTTCTCCGTGCTCCTCAGTGGCCTCCGTGGTGAATGAACGGTTTCAGGTTTCAAGTTCCAGGTTCCAAGTTGAGCCGAAGCGGCGAGAGCAAGGGAAAATCGAAAGTCGACAACAGAGAGTAGGAGAAGGTTTCTTCAAGACGCCTGCTCAAATTCCTATGCAATTTTCACTTCGAGTTTCTTTCCTAATGCAGAGGCTGTCTTTTTCAGCGTGGACAGCTTCACATCTTCCGCATGGTTTTCAATCCGGGAAATTGCGGTTTTCTTGGTCCCGATCCTGCGAGCCAGTTCCTCCTGGGTCAAGCCCGCCGAGACGCGAGCCTCGCGAAGGATCACGCCAATTTTGAATTGTTCGTACCCCTCTTCGTAACCTTGGGCAAATTCTTTCTCTTTCTTTTTTCTTTTCTTGACGTATTTATTGAGATCGCTCATTTCTTTCTCCTTTCGAGGAAGTCCCGCCTCATGGCTTCGGCCTTCCTTATTTCAGATATCGGGGTCACCCGGCTCTTCTTCATGAATCCATGAGTCAAAACAACAGTGGCATCGTCAGCAAAGAAGCAGAGAATTCTATATGTGTTCGAGCCAAATGTTATTCGGCACTCCCAGATTTCTTCAGTTGCGACCAACTTCTTGAAATATATCGATGGAACCCTTTCCAGGTCCTCCACAAGCTTGAGAACCCACGTCACCTTTCTGGCAGCCTTGCCTGGCAAAGAGTCTAAAAACTTCTCGATGGGACATTTCCCTTCGCCGGTCTTGTAGAACATCACCGTTCTCATATCAGCAGGTTAACATGTATGTTAACTGAAGTCAAGAGATGAACGCTACGGGAAGGAACAGTTCCAGGTTCAAAGCATGCCCCGGACCCTGATCCGGGGTTTCAAGTTGAAAAAGATGCAGGTAAGATGCAAACCACAGGCGGGATGCCCATGCCACCGGGAAAGCGAGGAAGGTTCATATGACCACGCGAGCCGCGTGGCAGGCATGGCTGCGCCGCGTATTCTGGATTCCCGCCTAAGGCCTGCGGGAATGACCCCGGATCGGAGTCCGGGGCAGGCTCGTGAAAAATCCGTGTGCATCTGTGTCGTTATCTGTGGTCAGAAATTAGTTCAAGGTTCAATGTTCAAAGTTCAAGATTCCAGTTCACGGGTCCAAGCGGAAAGACCTATTGGAGATATGGCTGACTACGTGGCCCACGTGGTCAGTCACGCGTTTCGCGTGATTTCCTCTGTTTGCTCCTGTGAGCAGGTCTTTTAGCTGTAAAGGCAAACCACAGGCGGGACGCCTATGCTACCAAACAAGAAGAACAGTTTCAGGTTCAAAGTTTCAGGTTGAAAAATTGCAGGTAGGATGCCTGCGCTACGAAAGAGGAAAAGTCGAGATGAGGAATTCTTTTACCAGAGCGCCCGTTTCCGCTAGTCTTTGGCCGTTCGCCTTGAAAAAGGCGCCGTTTTGGCGATATGATAATGCAGAAGGCGGGACGAGCTGAGGTTGGGGGAACCCGCCGCAAAGGGAGAAGGGCGGAAGGCGAGTTTGCCTTTCGCGCGAGGGAGAAGCAGTATGACGGGAGACAAGCATAAGAACAGGTTTTTTATCTCTGAAGACGGCGGCGTTTCTCTGCCGGCGGAGAGTCTGTTCGAGAAACTTGTGACAATCGCGATTTTCAAAGAGCCATTTTATGCCTATCTTTCCAAGGCAGTCCTCGATGCCGAAGGGATAGCGTGCTCGATCTCCGACGAGGACACTTCGGGTTTCAGCATTTTCTCGCGCGCTAAAGCGGGTTACCGACTCAGGGTGACGGAATCAAAGGCCGAGAAAGCCATCCACCTGTTGTTGCAGGAATCGACCGAGGAGTAAGTTCCAGCACTCCCACAACGTAATCCCACATCGAATCTTTGGCGCAATACCGCAAGTTCACAATTAAGGCGGAGGGGCAACGCATTTGGAAACAGCTAAAATCGGATACAGGAAAATGGCTCTGATCGGGGTCGGCTGGTTCGGCCTGACTTTCTTCTGGGGCCTCCATACGGGGCCGATGCCCCTCTTTCTGAAAACCTTTACCGACTCGAAATTCAATATCGCGATGGTGCTCAGCCTCGCGGGAGTTTCCGGATGCATCGTGCCGCCGATCGTGGGCTACATCAGCGACCGCAGCCGCAGCCGCTACGGCCGGCGCCGGCCCTACATTTTCATGGGGAGCATCGGTGTTCTCCTGTGCATCTTGAGCCTGCCGTACGCCCATGCCTTCTGGTTGGTCGCTGTTTTGTGCGGAACAACCTACTTCTCGCTCAGGTTTTCGGAGACTCCCTATCTGTCGCTGCTGCCCGACGTCACGCCGCCCGAGCAGCGCAGCACCGCAAGCGGAATCATGAACCTTTTTGGCAGCGTGGCGTTGATCTCGTTCTTCGTCATCAGCTTCAGCCTGTGGGAGAAGTACCCGAACATGGTATTTCGTCTGGTTGCCGTTGTCTGTTTCGGAGCGCTGCTGCTCGCAATCAGCCTGCTCGCTGAACCCGGGATCGCTGCACGATCCTCCTCCGCAAGCCGACCATCTGTGATCGGCTACCTCCGGAATATCATTAAAGAAGGAAACGCGGTCGGCTTCTTTTTCGCGCAGTTCTTCTGGTGGCTCGGCTTCTGGATGGTATCGGCGTTTGCCACGCTGTTTGCGGTCGAAGAGCTGCGGATTCCCGAGGGCGAGGCTTTTTTGGTGCTGGTCGCCTTCGCAATTGTGGCGACGCTATTCGTGGTGCCACTCGGAATGATGGGAGACCGGTTCGGACGAAAAGGGATTCTGTCGCTGATGGTCGCTCTGTGGGCGGTAACGGAGCTGCTTGTGGGCTTCTCTCAGAACCTGACGCAGGCCGTCATCCTGGTGGGCTTGACCGCAATTCCTTACGCCGCCGTTATGGGCGTGGGATATGCCTTTTTTCTGGACCTGATCCCGCGGGAGCGGACCGCCGAATTCGTCGGCTTCAGCATTATCAGCATTGCAACCTCGCAGATCATCGGACCGCTCGTCGGCGGGAAAATCATCGATACGCTCGGCTACCGCTCACTGTTTCCCGTAACGGCTGCTTTCATGGTCGTGGGGCTTGTGCTTCTCCAATTCATCCGACCGCGGAGGGCGGTCGAGGCGATGCCGGTTCCGGACCAGGCCTGAGCCGTTCGTCTTCTTCCGATGCATGAACAGGCTTCAGATGCAGTTTCTCCAGCAATTTCACGAAGCGCTGCCCGAAATCATCGATCAGCGAGTAAGCGACCGGAACGATGAACAGCGTGAGCAACGTCGAGGAGATGAGCCCTCCGGCAGTCGCTACACCCATCGGACGGCGGGATTCAGCGCCGGCGCCCAATCCGAGCGCGATCGGCAAGACGCCGCCGATTGTCGAGATCGCTGTCATCAATATCGGGCGCAGACGAATACCAGACGCCTCGATAACCGCTTCACGCCGCGGCATACCTTGCCGGCGCCGCTGATTGATGAATTCGACCAGCAGAATCGAGTTCTTCGTCGCGATGCCCACCAGCACGATTATCCCGATGAAACTGAAAATGTTGAAGGTCATGCCGGCGAGAAGGAGTGCGCCAAATGATCCGATAAAGGCGAGCGGAAGCGCAAGCAAGATGGTGAACGGGTGAACGAACGAGTTGAATTGCGCAGCGAGTACGAGGTACGTGAACACGACCGACAGGAGAAGGGCCATCAGCAGTGCGGTGAAGGATTCCATCATGGTCTCACTCGTGCCGGCAAGCGCCGTGCTGAATTCGCCGGTCAGGCGCCGCTCCGAAATGGCGTTTATCTTTTCCAGCGCCTCGCCGAGCGGAAGGTTCTCGGTGTTGGCAGTGAGTGTCACTGATCTCTGGCGGTTAAACCGGTTGATTTCCGCCGGGCCGACTGTCTCCTCAAAATTGAGAATGCTGCTGAGGCGAATCAACTCGCCTTTGACATTACGGACATAGATGTCATCGATATGCTTCGGCACCTCGCGGTCCGCCGCCTTGAACTGTACCACCACCTCGTAGGATTCGCCCCCCTCTTTGAAATCGGTGATATCGTCTCCGCCCAGCAGAACGCGCATCGCTTGAGCGGCATCCGCGATCGAAATGCCCATATCGGCCGCACGATTCCGGTCCACTTCGACGCGCAGTTTCGGTTTATTTATTTCCAGATCGCTATCTACGTCCACGAGTCCCGGTACCTGATTCATGTCGGCCATCATGTTCTCGGCGCCCTCTCGCAGGGCGTCGATGTCGGGATTCAAGAGTACGAACTGCACCGGCTTGTTGCGCCCCTGCTGAATCGGGGAGGGCTCCGTCAGAAACACCAGAAAGCCGGGTATCTGGTTCAGCTTCGAGCGAAGGTCGGCCATAACTTCCTGCTGGCGCCGCTGGCCCTTGGCCTGTCGCTCCCTCAGCGGATGCAGCCGAACAAACGACATGGCCTCGTTCACTTTCGAGACGGTCCGTGACATCCCGATGGCGGTGAAAAATGTTCTTACCTCCGGCGTCTCTTGCAGAATCGCTTCGACTTCGCGCAGATACTTGTCCGTGTACTGCACCGTCGCCCCCTGGGGGCCCTTCATGAATATAATGATCGATCCCCGATCCTCGGGCGGTGTCATCTCCGTTCCGAGCGACAGAAAGAAAAAGACGCTGATAATAACGCTGGCGAGGCCGACCGCAACCATGAGCGCGCGGTGTCGCAAGCAGACGCGAAGCGCCGAGCGATAGCCTTCCCGCATGCGCCTCTCCCAGCTATCGACCGTTTTCAGAAGGAATCCCTCTTCTTTTCGGGCCGAAAAAAACTGCGAGTTGAGCATCGGCGTCAGTGACAGCGCGATGAAGGTGGAGAACGAAACGGATATGAAAACGGTCAGGCCGAATTCAAAAAAGAACCTTCCGATCAGGCCGGTGACGAAAGCGACCGGAATGAACACGGCATCGAGTGCAAGCGTAGTTGCAATTGCGGCGAACGCGACTTCGTTCGTGCCGGTCAGGCTCGCCTGCACCGGGCCCTTTCCGAGGGAAATATGACGCGAAGTATTCTCGACGACTACGATGGCATCATCAACGATTACACCGACGGCGATAACCAGTCCGAGCAACGTCAGGTTGTTCAGCGTGAAATCAAGGAAATACATGACCCCGAAGGCGGCCAGGATCGAGGTGGGGATGGCGATGGCGACAATGATCGATCCGCGCACGCTCCCGAGGAAAACAAAGACGACGAGCGATGCCAAAATCGCTCCCTGTATCAGCGATTCTTTCGCCTGATCGACAGACTCGCGCACGTACTCGGATGCGTCGAAGGCGACGGTGACCTCATAACCCGGCGGCAGATCCGGCCTCAGCTTATCCAGTTCCGCTTTGACCGCGTCGGCGACGGCGACGGTATTCGCCTGGCTCTGCTTGACGATCCCCAGCCCGATCGACGGTATCCCATTAAAACGGGCCAGCGCGCGGTAGGATTCCGGTCCCGGCGTTGCTTCGCCCACGTCGCGCAGCCGCACCGGCGCGCCTCCTCGATATGCCACAATCAGATCGTTGAACGCGCCGACCGATTTGAACTGGCCCTCGGTCTTGATGACATATTCCCGAAGCTGTCCCTCGATGCGACCGCTCGGGATCTCGACGTTCTCCGATCGGAGCGCGCGCGCAACGTCATTGATGGTAATGTCATAAGCGGCCAGCCGCTCCGCATCGAGCCACAGGCGAACCGCGAAGCGCGTCTGGCCGCCAATGGTTATCTCGCCGATGCCTTTCAGTTTTTCAAGCCGATCCTTCAGGACGTTCTCGGTGAAGTCGTTAATTTCGAT
Coding sequences within it:
- a CDS encoding XRE family transcriptional regulator, which gives rise to MSDLNKYVKKRKKKEKEFAQGYEEGYEQFKIGVILREARVSAGLTQEELARRIGTKKTAISRIENHAEDVKLSTLKKTASALGKKLEVKIA
- a CDS encoding type II toxin-antitoxin system RelE/ParE family toxin; this encodes MRTVMFYKTGEGKCPIEKFLDSLPGKAARKVTWVLKLVEDLERVPSIYFKKLVATEEIWECRITFGSNTYRILCFFADDATVVLTHGFMKKSRVTPISEIRKAEAMRRDFLERRKK
- a CDS encoding MFS transporter; translated protein: MALIGVGWFGLTFFWGLHTGPMPLFLKTFTDSKFNIAMVLSLAGVSGCIVPPIVGYISDRSRSRYGRRRPYIFMGSIGVLLCILSLPYAHAFWLVAVLCGTTYFSLRFSETPYLSLLPDVTPPEQRSTASGIMNLFGSVALISFFVISFSLWEKYPNMVFRLVAVVCFGALLLAISLLAEPGIAARSSSASRPSVIGYLRNIIKEGNAVGFFFAQFFWWLGFWMVSAFATLFAVEELRIPEGEAFLVLVAFAIVATLFVVPLGMMGDRFGRKGILSLMVALWAVTELLVGFSQNLTQAVILVGLTAIPYAAVMGVGYAFFLDLIPRERTAEFVGFSIISIATSQIIGPLVGGKIIDTLGYRSLFPVTAAFMVVGLVLLQFIRPRRAVEAMPVPDQA
- a CDS encoding efflux RND transporter permease subunit, encoding MFLPEVSIRRPVLAAVMTTVLIVFGIIGLMRLPVRELPDVDWPIVNINVTYPGASPEIVETEVTDKIEEVVNTVEGIKTLRSVSAEGGASITAEFELERDIDVAAQDVRDKVSAIRRDLPDEIDEPRIQKFDIDAQAIMWIAVTHPEKSRIEINDFTENVLKDRLEKLKGIGEITIGGQTRFAVRLWLDAERLAAYDITINDVARALRSENVEIPSGRIEGQLREYVIKTEGQFKSVGAFNDLIVAYRGGAPVRLRDVGEATPGPESYRALARFNGIPSIGLGIVKQSQANTVAVADAVKAELDKLRPDLPPGYEVTVAFDASEYVRESVDQAKESLIQGAILASLVVFVFLGSVRGSIIVAIAIPTSILAAFGVMYFLDFTLNNLTLLGLVIAVGVIVDDAIVVVENTSRHISLGKGPVQASLTGTNEVAFAAIATTLALDAVFIPVAFVTGLIGRFFFEFGLTVFISVSFSTFIALSLTPMLNSQFFSARKEEGFLLKTVDSWERRMREGYRSALRVCLRHRALMVAVGLASVIISVFFFLSLGTEMTPPEDRGSIIIFMKGPQGATVQYTDKYLREVEAILQETPEVRTFFTAIGMSRTVSKVNEAMSFVRLHPLRERQAKGQRRQQEVMADLRSKLNQIPGFLVFLTEPSPIQQGRNKPVQFVLLNPDIDALREGAENMMADMNQVPGLVDVDSDLEINKPKLRVEVDRNRAADMGISIADAAQAMRVLLGGDDITDFKEGGESYEVVVQFKAADREVPKHIDDIYVRNVKGELIRLSSILNFEETVGPAEINRFNRQRSVTLTANTENLPLGEALEKINAISERRLTGEFSTALAGTSETMMESFTALLMALLLSVVFTYLVLAAQFNSFVHPFTILLALPLAFIGSFGALLLAGMTFNIFSFIGIIVLVGIATKNSILLVEFINQRRRQGMPRREAVIEASGIRLRPILMTAISTIGGVLPIALGLGAGAESRRPMGVATAGGLISSTLLTLFIVPVAYSLIDDFGQRFVKLLEKLHLKPVHASEEDERLRPGPEPASPRPPSAVG